One genomic segment of Arachis duranensis cultivar V14167 chromosome 4, aradu.V14167.gnm2.J7QH, whole genome shotgun sequence includes these proteins:
- the LOC107485990 gene encoding uncharacterized protein LOC107485990: MIESQRLYEIRMKQSTIRGEVLQGIEEAMRRGDDEASSIGTRIILPSFFTGGRRYMFNGYQDAMAICKHFGYPDLFFTITCNPNWLEFQQFTKRERIPIADHPDISCRVFHAKLKCLLNDLKEGVFFGPLNAGMYTIEFQKRGLPHAHMLLWLNAESNLQSVEIVDEFICAELPNPQKFPSLYNVVTKYMIHGPCGRLRPSSPCMKDGKCSKFYPKKFVDQTSFDEDGYPIYRRRNMGVTVKINDVDIDNRFVVPYNPLLLMKYQAHINLEFCNKSNVIKYLFKYVNKGPDRVTATVGERYDVGQSSQVVDEIKQYYDCRYLSPSESMWRIFAYDIHQRWPSVQRLTFHLPNQQHVVFDDADISTHVYLRNKDLLTMFMGWMMANRRFPEGRSLTYVEYPGKFVYCLRSREWKPRQRGFSIGRLSFAHPSSGELFYMRMLLNVQRGCTSFRSIRTVNGVTYDTFQEACSAMGFLIDDNEYVSAIKEVAELASAAHLRRLFVMLLLSGSMGRPLLVWEQTWTYLSDDILYRRRHELRYPDLTMSQDELQTFCLLEVERLLQSNGKSLRNYAGMPVPNNSLVSQFSNLMLLRELQYDTVSLTREHDANVSKLNEEQRVVYDKIIDCVSNKKDGFFFVYGFGGTGKTFLYRVLSARLRSEKKIVINVASSGIASLLLPGGKTAHSMFNIPVDLTEDTVCRIKNDSPKAEVFWLADLIIWDEAPMTNKLAFEALDRTLRDIMVSVSDRNKDLPFGGKVVVLGGDFRQVLPVIPKGSRAEIVMASINSSIIWKYCEVLRLTTNMRLATGSEQSTAQELRSFSDWILQIGEGRCGAVVNDKLFVDIPSDLIIPVLENPVEDIDRAILAPIVENVEEINNYIVDLLPGEEKSYLSADSICGSDAYSDVDVDWITVEFLNQIRCSGLPNHLLKLKIGVPIILLRNIDPAGGLCNGTRLVVRDLGTNVIGADIVSGSNVGDKVFITRMNMIPSDTVIPFKFQRRQFPVSLSFAMTINKSQGQTLSTVGLFLRRPVVSHGQLYVALSRVRNRNGLKILLCDEGLVDAAKTENVVFKEVFDKI, encoded by the exons ATGATTGAGTCGCAGAGGTTGTATGAGATTAGAATGAAGCAAAGTACAATTAGAGGAGAAGTCCTTCAAGGAATAGAGGAGGCTATGCGTCGTGGCGATGATGAGGCTTCTTCAATTGGGACACGAATCATTTTGCCTTCCTTCTTTACTGGTGGTAGACGTTATATGTTTAACGGTTATCAGGATGCCATGGCAATTTGTAAACATTTTGGCTATCCAGATTTATTCTTCACTATTACATGTAATCCAAATTGGCTTGAATTTCAGCAGTTCACGAAGCGAGAGCGAATTCCTATCGCTGATCATCCTGATATCTCTTGTCGTGTCTTTCATGCCAAGTTGAAGTGCCTCCTTAATGATCTCAAGGAAGGTGTGTTTTTTGGTCCACTTAATGCAG gTATGTATACTATTGAGTTTCAAAAAAGGGGTCTACCGCATGCACACATGCTACTGTGGCTTAATGCGGAAAGCAACTTACAAAGTGTTGAAATTGTTGATGAATTCATCTGTGCCGAGCTACCCAATCCACAGAAATTTCCATCTCTTTATAATGTTGTCACCAAGTACATGATCCATGGTCCCTGTGGTCGACTTAGACCGAGTTCTCCTTGCATGAAAGATGGTAAGTGCTCAAAATTTTATCCGAAAAAATTTGTTGACCAAACGAGCTTTGATGAAGATGGCTATCCAATATATAGACGTCGTAATATGGGTGTCACAGTGAAGATCAATGATGTCGATATCGACAATAGATTTGTTGTGCCCTATAATCCACTATTGTTAATGAAATACCAAGCTCACATAAATCTCGAGTTCTGTAACAAGTCAAACGTTATCAAGTATCTATTTAAATATGTTAACAAGGGTCCAGATCGGGTGACCGCAACTGTTGGAGAGAGATATGATGTTGGTCAATCTTCTCAAGTGGTTGATGAGATCAAACAGTATTATGATTGTCGTTATTTGTCACCGTCTGAATCCATGTGGAGAATTTTTGCTTATGATATTCATCAAAGATGGCCGTCGGTACAGAGGTTGACTTTTCATTTGCCCAACCAGCAACATGTTGTATTCGATGATGCTGATATCAGTACTCATGTTTATTTGCGGAACAAAGATTTGCTGACGATGTTTATGGGTTGGATGATGGCCAACAGGCGGTTCCCAGAGGGGCGGTCTTTAACATATGTTGAATATCCAGGCAAATTTGTCTATTGTTTGAGGAGTAGGGAGTGGAAGCCAAGACAAAGGGGATTTTCAATTGGAAGATTGAGTTTTGCTCATCCTTCATCTGGTGAACTTTTCTACATGCGGATGCTTTTGAATGTCCAGAGAGGTTGTACTAGCTTTCGTAGTATAAGAACCGTGAATGGTGTTACATATGATACATTTCAAGAGGCATGTTCCGCCATGGGATTCTTGATAGATGATAATGAGTATGTTTCTGCTATTAAGGAAGTTGCTGAGTTAGCGTCGGCTGCGCATCTAAGGAGGCTTTTTGTGATGTTGCTGTTATCTGGTTCCATGGGAAGACCTCTATTAGTTTGGGAGCAAACTTGGACTTATTTGTCTGATGATATTCTTTACCGTAGAAGACACGAGCTGCGATATCCTG ATCTTACTATGAGTCAAGACGAGTTACAGACATTTTGTTTGTTGGAAGTTGAGAGACTATTGCAGAGTAATGGAAAATCATTGAGAAATTATGCTGGCATGCCCGTTCCTAATAACTCTTTAGTCTCTCAATTTAGCAATTTGATGCTGTTGCGTGAGTTGCAGTATGATACTGTTTCTTTGACTCGTGAGCACGATGCAAATGTCTCCAAGTTAAATGAAGAACAGAGGGTGGTCTACGATAAAATTATTGACTGTGTTTCGAATAAGAAGGATGGGTTCTTTTTTGTGTACGGGTTTGGTGGCACTGGAAAAACTTTTTTATACAGAGTTTTGTCAGCTAGATTGCGATCTGAGAAAAAGATTGTTATCAATGTTGCTTCTAGTGGTATTGCTTCTCTGTTGTTACCTGGTGGTAAGACGGCTCATTCTATGTTCAATATTCCTGTTGATCTGACTGAAGACACTGTTTGTCGGATTAAGAATGACAGTCCAAAAGCTGAGGTATTTTGGTTGGCCGATTTGATTATTTGGGATGAGGCACCGATGACTAACAAATTAGCATTTGAAGCGCTCGATAGGACGTTGCGGGATATAATGGTTTCGGTCTCTGATAGGAATAAAGATTTACCTTTTGGTGGCAAGGTGGTTGTTCTGGGTGGTGATTTCAGGCAGGTGTTGCCAGTTATTCCAAAAGGTTCGCGTGCTGAGATTGTGATGGCTTCCATAAATTCTTCTATCATTTGGAAATACTGCGAAGTTCTGCGATTGACAACAAATATGAGGTTAGCAACCGGATCGGAACAATCAACTGCTCAGGAGTTAAGGTCGTTTTCAGATTGGATACTTCAAATCGGTGAAGGTCGATGTGGAGCAGTGGTCAACGATAAACTTTTTGTTGATATTCCTTCTGATCTAATCATTCCTGTCTTGGAAAATCCAGTGGAAGATATT GATAGGGCAATATTGGCTCCGATTGTCGAGAATGTTGAAGAGATAAACAATTATATAGTTGACCTGTTGCCCGGTGAGGAGAAAAGTTACCTCAGTGCTGATTCGATATGTGGTAGCGATGCTTATtctgatgttgatgttgattgGATAACTGTTGAATTCTTGAATCAGATTAGGTGTTCTGGTCTACCTAATCATTTGTTGAAGTTGAAAATAGGCGTGCCTATTATTTTGTTGAGGAATATTGATCCGGCTGGGGGTTTGTGTAATGGGACTCGACTTGTCGTGCGAGATCTAGGGACAAATGTGATTGGTGCCGATATTGTTTCTGGTAGCAATGTTGGGGATAAAGTTTTTATCACTAGAATGAATATGATTCCTAGTGATACGGTTATACCGTTTAAATTCcaacgtcgtcaatttccggtTTCTTTGTCGTTTGCAATGACAATCAACAAAAGTCAGGGTCAGACATTATCAACAGTCGGTTTGTTCTTGCGTCGTCCTGTGGTTTCTCACGGTCAGCTTTATGTAGCTCTTTCCCGAGTTAGGAATAGAAATGGTCTTAAGATTTTACTTTGTGATGAGGGATTAGTTGATGCTGCCAAGACTGAAAACGTTGTATTTAAGGAAGTTTTTGATAAgatataa
- the LOC110280586 gene encoding uncharacterized protein LOC110280586 — protein sequence MIEQGGSGTQPLFIANEGKVLSLEDDFMRLTRKCTIEELQDNNQEGSFIIFGAIQGIVEDGGWWYSACVCGKGIYPQNGAYYCDFCLKHITNVTPRFKIKVTVEDHTGEGIFLLFDREASYLLKKSCADLFTEEHDLHKSVPAGKADVGIKKESSDSFIKTEKDAGDCAGMLCKSPVLIDFLAEKQPVISVGTEFVGLIDGEHGKEEKTPSNDTLSDDLSVEIDILLSSTEKETQELLSHVLEAPSQNGEKLTHENHVVTSKSKRNLNPQFEEVAVDADGRGLKVAKVNGV from the exons atGATTGAGCAAGGTGGCAGTGGTACCCAGCCACTGTTTATTGCAAATGAGGGTAAGGTTCTCTCCTTGGAAGATGACTTCATGCGTCTAACTAGAAAGTGCACTATTGAAGAGCTTCAAGATAACAATCAG GAGGGTTCTTTTATCATTTTTGGTGCAATCCAAGGTATTGTTGAGGATGGAGGTTGGTGGTATTCTGCTTGTGTGTGTGGAAAGGGTATCTATCCTCAAAATGGTGCCTATTACTGTGATTTTTGTTTGAAGCACATCACTAATGTTACTCCAAG atttaaaattaaagtgaCAGTTGAAGATCATACTGGGGAGGGTATTTTCCTTCTCTTTGATCGTGAGGCTTCCTATTTGCTTAAGAAATCATGTGCTGACTTGTTTACTGAG GAGCATGACTTACACAAATCTGTTCCTGCTGGAAAAGCTGATGTTGGTATTAAGAAGGAGTCTTCTGATAGTTTTATCAAAACTGAGAAAGATGCTGGTGATTGTGCTGGGATGTTGTGTAAATCCCCAGTTCTTATAGATTTTTTGGCTGAAAAACAGCCTGTTATTTCTGTGGGGACTGAATTTGTTGGCTTAATTGATGGTGAGCATGGAAAGGAAGAGAAAACTCCCAGCAATGATACTCTTAGTGATGATCTTTCTGTTGAAATCGATATATTGCTTAGCTCAACGGAAAAAGAAACTCAG GAGCTGTTGTCCCATGTTCTTGAAGCACCTTCCCAAAATGGAGAGAAGCTTACCCATGAAAATCATGTTGTCACCTCCAAGAGTAAGAGAAATTTGAATCCTCAGTTTGAAGAGGTTGCTGTTGATGCAGATGGGCGTGGGTTGAAGGTTGCTAAGGTTAATGGAGTTTGA
- the LOC127746704 gene encoding uncharacterized protein LOC127746704, whose product MCGKIQATVKKPLLNRFRDHIVEGQVYRMAYFSVVSNHGSYRATSHEFKLVFLHRTTVVAVDEDVIPKTCFNMFPFSELLNMTQDYDFLVDVIGLLTSVGEEKEYAREGKIVKMIALELTSKDLTVRCALFGDYVNQVNHFLASGYVEQPVVVIQLAKVKFFRGQVGLQNVMYATQMLFNLDIPEVVEFRQRNLE is encoded by the exons ATG TGTGGAAAAATTCAAGCTACTGTCAAGAAACCACTCCTTAATAGGTTTAGGGATCATATAGTTGAAGGACAAGTTTATAGAATGGCATATTTTAGTGTTGTGTCAAATCATGGTAGTTATAGAGCAACTTCCCATGAATTCAAATTGGTTTTCCTTCACCGAACCACTGTTGTAGCTGTTGATGAAGATGTTATCCCTAAGACTTGTTTCAACATGTTTCCTTTTTCTGAGCTGCTGAACATGACCCaagattatgattttttagttG ATGTCATTGGACTTTTAACTTCAgttggagaagagaaagaatatgCAAGAGAGggaaaaattgtgaaaatgattgCATTGGAATTAACTTCAAAAGA TCTTACAGTGAGATGTGCATTGTTTGGGGATTATGTTAATCAAGTAAATCATTTCCTTGCCTCTGGGTATGTGGAGCAGCCTGTTGTAGTTATTCAACTTGCAAAAGTCAAGTTCTTTCGGG GTCAAGTAGGTCTTCAAAATGTGATGTATGCCACTCAAATGTTATTTAATCTTGATATTCCTGAAGTTGTTGAATTTAGGCAGAG gaATCTGGAGTAA